A portion of the Paenibacillus marchantiae genome contains these proteins:
- a CDS encoding LacI family DNA-binding transcriptional regulator: protein MKATIYDIAREAGVSIATVSQVINGKGKISEKRRAEIMEIMERLHYQPSAIAAALTGKQTYTLGLLVPDISNPYFAELARAVEDRSRQLGYSVVICSTDNKDERVERYLNLLQQKRVDGMMIGTGIDNAEILSPLLQQSIPVALIARHMPSLSVHTVAIDDRLGGALAAQHLLELGHSHVAVLSEPFKVSSSQERVRGFREALEQAGYSLEADQVRESYADLGSAKKEALVLLTEKNRATGIFCCNDMQAIGALQAAKELGLRVPEDVSIIGFDNTILASVTSPPLTTVAQPIEDLGRRAVDLLIDELKDEGKSPQKIVLKPELVIRDSTGKVSNQS, encoded by the coding sequence ATGAAAGCAACCATATATGATATAGCACGCGAGGCGGGGGTATCCATTGCAACCGTCTCACAGGTCATTAACGGCAAAGGTAAAATTAGCGAGAAGCGGCGCGCCGAGATTATGGAGATCATGGAGCGGCTTCACTACCAGCCGAGCGCTATTGCTGCTGCACTTACGGGTAAGCAGACATACACGCTCGGGCTGCTCGTGCCCGATATCTCTAATCCGTATTTTGCCGAGCTGGCCAGAGCGGTAGAAGATCGCAGTCGGCAGTTGGGTTATAGCGTCGTGATTTGCAGCACAGATAATAAGGACGAGCGGGTAGAGCGGTATTTGAATCTGCTTCAGCAAAAAAGGGTCGACGGCATGATGATCGGAACAGGTATCGACAATGCCGAGATTCTGTCTCCACTCCTGCAACAGTCGATACCTGTTGCTCTAATTGCCCGCCATATGCCGTCGTTATCGGTACATACCGTTGCGATCGATGACAGGCTTGGTGGCGCCTTGGCAGCACAGCATCTGCTTGAATTGGGTCATAGTCACGTAGCGGTGCTGTCCGAACCGTTCAAAGTCAGCAGCAGTCAGGAACGTGTACGCGGATTTCGTGAAGCATTGGAGCAGGCGGGTTACTCTCTTGAAGCCGATCAGGTGAGAGAGTCATATGCCGATTTGGGTTCAGCCAAAAAAGAGGCGCTCGTGCTGCTCACGGAAAAGAATCGAGCCACAGGCATCTTCTGTTGTAACGACATGCAGGCAATTGGTGCGCTTCAGGCTGCCAAAGAACTAGGACTGCGTGTGCCTGAAGATGTATCAATCATCGGATTCGATAATACGATTCTGGCTTCGGTAACCAGTCCGCCTCTGACGACGGTTGCCCAACCTATTGAGGATCTGGGGCGTCGTGCCGTTGATTTATTAATTGATGAGCTAAAAGATGAAGGCAAATCACCACAGAAAATTGTCCTGAAGCCTGAATTGGTCATTAGAGACTCAACAGGAAAGGTATCAAATCAATCTTGA
- a CDS encoding GNAT family N-acetyltransferase — protein sequence MKKRTKTILGVVVVIVIAAIVIPMYISRQHTTFRAEVTDHMSMLDTLDILIIKKIPTTDPYDEEEVTIKDPQEIRKILKLAKDIELRRVKQIDISERSEGNPYYYDWQLLTKKEDRFTEGFGITFYNEHAVSIYSGYKTRDQLENYEITNDFNLNEMERLFTNLKEGEKMTEYQLRPIEEQDIPFLWEMLYASMFKREGEEPFEPEIIHSPGMSKYVEGWGREGDFGFIAVDSQGKRMGSVTLRFFNEQNAGYGYVNAATPEMGMAVVETARGKGIGTRLIQAALDEARKRDIDAVSLSVDPDNEAIRLYRRFGFVEQGMCGTSVTMVCVMKP from the coding sequence ATGAAAAAAAGAACCAAAACCATTCTTGGTGTGGTCGTTGTAATCGTGATTGCAGCTATTGTGATACCCATGTACATTTCGAGACAACATACCACCTTTCGAGCTGAAGTCACGGATCATATGAGTATGCTGGATACACTGGACATTCTGATTATCAAAAAAATACCGACCACCGATCCATACGATGAAGAAGAAGTGACTATTAAAGATCCCCAAGAGATTAGAAAGATATTAAAGCTTGCGAAGGATATCGAATTAAGAAGAGTAAAGCAAATAGATATCTCCGAGCGATCGGAGGGGAACCCATATTACTATGACTGGCAGCTTTTGACGAAGAAAGAAGATCGATTTACAGAAGGCTTTGGAATTACGTTTTATAACGAACATGCCGTCTCTATCTACAGCGGATACAAAACGAGAGATCAACTTGAAAATTATGAAATTACCAATGATTTTAATTTAAATGAAATGGAACGCCTCTTTACCAATTTGAAGGAGGGGGAAAAAATGACGGAATATCAATTACGTCCGATTGAAGAGCAGGATATCCCTTTTCTGTGGGAGATGTTGTATGCATCCATGTTCAAGCGGGAGGGCGAAGAGCCTTTTGAACCTGAGATCATTCATAGCCCCGGCATGTCCAAGTACGTTGAAGGCTGGGGGAGAGAGGGAGATTTCGGATTTATCGCCGTGGATTCTCAGGGCAAGCGTATGGGTTCGGTGACGTTGCGATTTTTTAATGAGCAGAATGCGGGATATGGTTATGTAAATGCGGCTACACCCGAGATGGGAATGGCTGTGGTTGAGACAGCGCGTGGCAAAGGAATAGGCACCCGTCTCATTCAGGCGGCGTTAGATGAGGCTCGAAAGCGGGACATTGACGCCGTTTCGCTCAGTGTTGATCCCGATAACGAAGCAATTCGGCTTTATCGGCGTTTCGGATTCGTCGAACAGGGCATGTGTGGCACATCTGTAACGATGGTGTGCGTGATGAAACCATGA
- a CDS encoding DUF4261 domain-containing protein → MGLFDKLRRRKKENSTAGGAVHTAPYSETIVGFVLLEHEDCNFDHFISTMKNEWNIEIDERPEEGNLFFEVDGMQVVCAHINAPIPDHEVEENAKLNVLWQDAVQVTSRHQSQIIVSVLNATDAIQAHILFTQTASALLQLDHALAIYMALLVVEAGQYVDISRLIKDGELPVSLWIFIGLFQSPEGASAYTYGLRNFGKEEMEITQSAKPLSKVFEMMYMTATYVVENDVTLHDGETLGFSAEQKLPINRSEGIATEGSSLKIGF, encoded by the coding sequence ATGGGACTGTTTGACAAGCTTCGACGCCGCAAAAAGGAAAACTCCACCGCAGGTGGAGCCGTACATACTGCTCCATATAGCGAAACTATCGTTGGATTTGTTTTGCTGGAGCACGAAGATTGTAATTTTGATCACTTCATTAGCACGATGAAAAACGAGTGGAATATTGAGATTGACGAACGTCCGGAGGAAGGCAATCTTTTTTTCGAAGTGGATGGAATGCAAGTGGTGTGTGCACACATTAATGCTCCTATTCCTGACCACGAAGTAGAGGAAAATGCCAAATTAAATGTGCTGTGGCAGGACGCGGTGCAAGTCACTTCAAGACATCAATCTCAGATTATTGTTTCTGTACTGAATGCAACTGACGCCATTCAGGCACATATTCTGTTCACCCAAACAGCGAGTGCCTTGCTCCAGCTGGACCATGCGTTGGCTATATATATGGCGCTACTTGTGGTGGAAGCAGGCCAGTACGTGGACATCAGTCGTTTAATCAAGGATGGTGAGCTGCCCGTCTCCCTCTGGATTTTCATCGGACTATTTCAAAGTCCTGAAGGCGCATCGGCCTACACTTATGGGTTACGCAACTTCGGGAAAGAGGAGATGGAAATCACTCAATCCGCAAAGCCGTTAAGTAAAGTATTTGAAATGATGTATATGACTGCGACTTATGTTGTTGAAAACGATGTAACCCTGCATGACGGCGAGACGCTCGGCTTCTCAGCAGAACAAAAGCTGCCCATCAACCGCTCGGAAGGAATAGCCACAGAGGGTAGCAGCTTGAAGATTGGTTTTTAG
- a CDS encoding DUF1304 domain-containing protein → MVMEMFLWTRPRTMKTFGLTPELAESTKSLAANQGLYNGFLAAGLIWGLVYPDASVGQHIQIFFLACVIIAALYGGVTATRSIIIKQGLPAIIALILVLFL, encoded by the coding sequence ATGGTGATGGAGATGTTCCTGTGGACCCGTCCACGCACGATGAAAACGTTCGGTCTTACCCCTGAACTAGCGGAATCCACCAAGTCCCTGGCAGCCAATCAAGGTCTGTACAATGGATTTTTGGCCGCAGGTTTGATCTGGGGTCTCGTTTATCCAGATGCATCCGTCGGACAGCACATTCAGATCTTCTTCCTGGCATGTGTCATTATCGCCGCCCTCTACGGAGGTGTAACCGCTACTCGGTCCATCATTATCAAACAAGGGCTGCCTGCGATTATTGCATTAATTCTCGTTCTTTTCCTCTGA
- a CDS encoding MOSC domain-containing protein produces MGTVQVVLLADDPSTFVTRVVPFIDIELAGIPGDRHYGLLRPADSRQKIYKRGTPIANRRQISIVSEEECALIAEKMNVPEVRPEWLGANMLVRGVEKLTELPVGTRLLFPDGTGLICEGENLPCVHPGKIIEQVYEQDGLRKKFVPAARKKRGIVCSVEREGIIRTGDTIEVIRLS; encoded by the coding sequence GTGGGAACCGTTCAAGTTGTCCTACTGGCCGATGATCCATCAACGTTTGTTACACGAGTCGTACCTTTTATCGATATTGAGCTCGCTGGAATTCCGGGTGACCGGCATTACGGTCTGTTACGCCCGGCGGACTCCCGTCAGAAAATATACAAACGGGGAACGCCGATCGCAAATCGTAGGCAAATCAGCATTGTCTCAGAAGAGGAATGTGCTCTCATTGCCGAGAAGATGAATGTTCCTGAAGTACGCCCGGAGTGGCTCGGTGCCAACATGCTGGTCCGTGGCGTTGAAAAGTTGACGGAGCTTCCTGTCGGGACCCGACTTCTGTTTCCGGATGGAACCGGGCTGATCTGCGAAGGGGAGAATCTGCCCTGTGTACACCCTGGAAAGATCATTGAGCAAGTCTACGAACAGGATGGTTTGCGCAAAAAGTTCGTGCCAGCCGCCCGCAAAAAACGCGGAATCGTCTGTTCAGTCGAGCGTGAAGGCATCATCCGTACCGGAGATACTATCGAAGTTATTCGCCTGTCCTGA
- a CDS encoding helix-turn-helix domain-containing protein: MKHADHAVRPSMGLLNLNEGDKRYCLTRYAPSEALSSLVKHFWIVSWDLTGHDPYPQHVVPNPCVNLVVERGNTFFFGPSGQKFSYLVRGKGSVFGVKFKPRGFYPFIRTPVSTLYGNPLDVSGVLGIDAPLLEERLLGDGSDADKVSYMDQLLCKHLPPPDDQAILVSQIVLYIEQHRDMLRVDDLSASWNMHTRKLQRLFNQYVGISPKMVIKLYRLQNAAELMERGVNCDLVKLSQDLGYHDQSHFIKDFKSIIGSTPEEYVHSRG, encoded by the coding sequence ATGAAACATGCGGATCATGCTGTCAGACCCAGTATGGGTCTTCTGAATCTGAATGAGGGCGACAAAAGATATTGCCTGACACGTTATGCCCCTTCCGAAGCATTGAGTTCTTTGGTCAAGCATTTCTGGATCGTCTCCTGGGATCTTACCGGGCATGATCCATATCCGCAGCATGTGGTTCCGAATCCCTGTGTCAATCTGGTGGTAGAGCGGGGAAACACCTTTTTCTTCGGTCCATCTGGACAGAAATTCTCCTATCTTGTCCGTGGAAAAGGAAGCGTGTTTGGGGTGAAGTTTAAGCCTAGAGGCTTCTATCCATTCATTCGTACTCCCGTATCCACATTGTATGGAAACCCCTTGGATGTCTCTGGTGTGCTTGGTATCGATGCTCCACTGCTCGAAGAACGTCTGCTCGGGGACGGAAGTGATGCGGACAAAGTCAGTTATATGGATCAGCTACTTTGTAAACATCTTCCTCCTCCTGATGATCAAGCCATTCTGGTTAGCCAGATTGTGCTGTATATTGAGCAGCATCGGGATATGTTGAGAGTCGATGACTTATCTGCTTCCTGGAATATGCACACCAGAAAGCTCCAGCGCCTGTTCAATCAGTATGTGGGCATCAGCCCCAAAATGGTGATCAAGCTCTACCGCCTACAAAATGCTGCTGAGCTGATGGAGCGGGGTGTGAATTGCGATCTGGTTAAGTTGTCCCAGGACCTTGGATATCACGATCAGTCGCATTTTATCAAAGACTTCAAGTCCATAATCGGCAGCACACCTGAAGAATACGTCCATTCCAGAGGATAA
- a CDS encoding AAA family ATPase, with the protein MIGEQSKIKFRPNKIHIIGSVGSGKSTLARLLSARLDLPYYELDNIVWHRVPKGQDIRNSPEKRDTLLQKAVYSNQWIIEGVHYEWVERSFEQADLIVYLNTPVWKRNVRILKRFTVQKLGLEQGNYRQTFTMLWKMYKWSYQHDHKEKALIMAFLQPHQHKLCMVRNEAELTRYLEESTR; encoded by the coding sequence ATGATCGGTGAACAATCCAAGATCAAATTCAGGCCAAACAAAATACATATTATCGGCTCAGTCGGCAGCGGCAAATCTACATTGGCCCGCCTCTTATCCGCGAGGTTAGACCTTCCTTATTATGAGCTCGACAACATTGTGTGGCACCGTGTACCTAAAGGACAGGATATTCGCAATAGCCCTGAGAAGCGGGACACACTCCTGCAAAAAGCCGTTTATTCCAATCAGTGGATTATTGAAGGAGTACACTATGAATGGGTGGAAAGAAGTTTCGAGCAGGCTGATCTTATCGTCTATTTGAATACCCCCGTGTGGAAAAGGAATGTGCGCATTCTCAAACGTTTCACAGTACAGAAGCTCGGGCTGGAACAAGGAAATTACCGACAGACTTTCACTATGCTCTGGAAGATGTATAAATGGAGCTATCAACATGACCATAAGGAAAAGGCGCTAATCATGGCGTTTTTGCAGCCTCACCAACATAAATTGTGCATGGTTCGTAACGAAGCAGAATTGACGAGATACCTGGAGGAATCGACGAGATGA
- a CDS encoding WecB/TagA/CpsF family glycosyltransferase, whose translation MNQTTNIMGIPFPNITMDQTVTILGDVIDQRQSELFHVITGNPEIVMSCQKDQALRSVVDQAGIVTADGAGIVMVSRFRGGQLTERVTGCDLLFRLLEEGSRKNWSFYMFGAEESVSKRAVDVIAQNYPGVVVRGRHHGFFTTDEEQSIVEEIQEAQPDFLIVALGAPNAEHWINKYRHQLNARVAIGVGGSLDILAGKTKRAPAIWQKLNLEWLYRLLSQPSRWRRQLILPRFAVRALLFREQR comes from the coding sequence ATGAACCAAACAACAAATATTATGGGAATCCCATTTCCCAATATAACTATGGATCAGACGGTTACGATTCTTGGTGATGTAATCGATCAGAGACAATCCGAACTGTTCCATGTCATCACAGGCAATCCGGAAATCGTCATGTCTTGCCAGAAGGATCAGGCGCTTCGTTCAGTCGTAGATCAGGCAGGTATTGTGACCGCTGACGGCGCGGGCATTGTTATGGTATCCCGCTTTCGGGGTGGACAATTGACCGAACGGGTTACAGGTTGTGATCTGCTTTTTCGTTTGTTGGAGGAAGGAAGCCGGAAGAATTGGTCCTTTTATATGTTCGGGGCAGAAGAAAGTGTCAGTAAGAGGGCTGTGGATGTTATTGCGCAAAACTATCCGGGAGTCGTTGTGCGTGGCAGACATCATGGATTTTTCACAACGGACGAGGAGCAAAGCATTGTAGAAGAAATTCAAGAGGCACAACCTGATTTTCTTATTGTGGCCCTAGGAGCACCCAATGCTGAACACTGGATCAACAAATATCGCCATCAACTCAATGCTCGTGTAGCCATCGGAGTCGGGGGAAGCCTGGATATTCTGGCCGGCAAAACCAAACGAGCACCTGCCATATGGCAGAAGCTTAACTTGGAATGGCTTTATCGACTGCTCAGCCAGCCTTCCAGATGGCGCAGACAACTTATTTTGCCACGTTTCGCTGTTCGGGCGTTGTTGTTCAGAGAGCAAAGGTAA
- a CDS encoding SRPBCC family protein has protein sequence MELKYEFYINAGEEAVWNALISPDGTRSSFFGSELRSNFQPGQPFAYVGPGNDGAETVHVYGDILEFEPLSLLSYLEHPGPSYHANHAELQSRVVFQLEKVGECTKLTLINDQFTDNHPSFENAQSSWWMILSSIKTWAETGETLNFGW, from the coding sequence ATGGAATTGAAATATGAGTTCTATATTAATGCCGGAGAGGAAGCTGTGTGGAATGCCCTGATCTCGCCGGACGGTACACGGAGCAGCTTTTTTGGCAGCGAACTTCGTTCCAATTTCCAACCGGGCCAGCCGTTCGCCTATGTAGGGCCTGGGAATGATGGTGCAGAGACGGTTCATGTGTACGGTGATATTCTCGAATTCGAACCTTTATCCCTATTAAGTTACCTTGAGCATCCCGGACCTTCCTACCACGCCAATCACGCCGAGCTTCAATCCAGAGTAGTGTTCCAGCTGGAGAAGGTAGGGGAATGTACGAAGTTAACATTGATTAATGACCAATTTACGGACAACCATCCATCTTTTGAAAACGCACAGAGTAGCTGGTGGATGATCTTGAGCAGTATCAAGACATGGGCAGAGACGGGCGAAACGCTGAATTTTGGCTGGTAA
- a CDS encoding methyl-accepting chemotaxis protein, giving the protein MFRKRIQIIKQAPAGSLQQLLEYSRKLVKDAEQGIYNNQLESTEDLQEAGEIAHNINKAVHILKKQNEAAEMRLKMLNQALNIGLWESEIVAGDPLDGNNIIAFSNEFRQMLGFSNTKDYPDAFASWAKSIHPDDRPQLVQEITKNINKSSEMAAYNVTSRMITKSGEVRWFRCLGQVVRNDEGVPVKLLGIMFDIHDEKSKSDELEALVTRYDLVNRALVEAPWDMTVVAGDVVNPNNEFWWSPQFRRELGFTDEQDFPNVFSSWSSRLHPDDHDRTINEFAKHMNDYSGLTPYDLDYRLQRKNGEYRWYHAGGETVRDGNGVPLRVAGTIRDVTHEKNKEQIVEAMNQKTKLLSESIGEMVRGINSITDQAQELVTAQELSADAAIQVKSSADDTQNITAFIREIASQTNLLGLNAAIEAARAGELGLGFGVVAGEVRKLADHSSQATVNIEDSMQAMKTFIDQILEHIGNMSTLTQNQAALTQQVNASMDEINMMSQDLVNYSRNL; this is encoded by the coding sequence ATGTTTCGTAAACGAATCCAAATCATCAAGCAAGCCCCTGCGGGTTCGCTTCAACAATTATTAGAATACAGTCGTAAACTGGTTAAAGACGCAGAGCAAGGAATATATAACAATCAGCTGGAATCAACCGAGGATTTGCAGGAAGCTGGTGAAATTGCACATAATATCAATAAAGCAGTACATATTCTGAAGAAGCAAAATGAAGCAGCGGAAATGCGCCTCAAAATGCTGAATCAGGCGTTGAATATTGGACTCTGGGAGTCCGAGATTGTTGCAGGAGATCCTCTGGATGGCAATAATATCATTGCTTTTTCCAATGAATTTCGTCAAATGTTAGGCTTCAGCAATACGAAGGATTATCCCGATGCTTTCGCAAGTTGGGCCAAATCCATCCATCCCGACGACAGACCCCAGTTGGTTCAGGAGATTACGAAAAACATTAATAAGTCTTCTGAGATGGCTGCATACAACGTAACGAGCCGAATGATAACGAAGAGTGGAGAGGTACGCTGGTTCCGGTGTCTTGGACAAGTTGTCAGAAATGACGAAGGCGTTCCGGTTAAACTTCTGGGAATCATGTTTGATATTCATGATGAGAAGAGCAAATCCGACGAGTTGGAAGCACTCGTTACCCGTTATGACCTGGTAAATCGTGCATTAGTGGAAGCACCGTGGGATATGACCGTTGTGGCCGGAGATGTGGTTAACCCGAATAATGAATTTTGGTGGTCACCACAGTTTCGCCGAGAGCTTGGGTTTACCGATGAGCAGGATTTCCCGAATGTGTTCAGCAGTTGGAGCAGCCGGCTTCACCCGGACGATCATGACCGGACGATCAATGAATTTGCCAAGCACATGAATGACTACAGTGGACTGACACCTTATGATCTTGATTACCGTCTGCAACGTAAGAATGGGGAATATCGCTGGTATCATGCAGGTGGCGAGACGGTTCGGGACGGTAACGGTGTACCACTCCGTGTAGCGGGAACCATTCGTGATGTGACACATGAGAAAAATAAGGAACAGATCGTTGAAGCGATGAATCAGAAAACAAAACTTTTATCCGAATCTATCGGTGAGATGGTGCGTGGAATTAATTCGATCACCGATCAGGCTCAGGAACTGGTTACTGCGCAAGAGTTATCCGCGGACGCGGCCATTCAGGTGAAGAGCAGTGCAGATGATACCCAAAACATTACAGCGTTTATTCGGGAAATTGCCAGCCAAACCAATTTACTGGGTCTGAATGCAGCAATCGAAGCAGCCAGAGCGGGAGAACTTGGTCTTGGTTTTGGAGTTGTGGCCGGGGAAGTGCGGAAGTTAGCTGACCATAGCTCGCAGGCAACCGTCAATATTGAAGATAGCATGCAGGCAATGAAGACGTTCATTGACCAGATTCTGGAGCACATTGGCAACATGTCCACACTGACGCAGAATCAGGCGGCCCTAACACAGCAGGTAAACGCCTCGATGGATGAGATTAATATGATGTCGCAGGATTTGGTGAACTACTCACGGAATTTGTAA
- the pyk gene encoding pyruvate kinase: MLKTKIICTMGPACDSIELLKVMIQEGMTVARLNMAHGELEDHVARINNIRKAASELNTYIPIMMDIKGPEVRIGKLKEASCHLQAGKELILTTEEILGDAERISVNYPELNLVVKPGDRILIDDGLVDLTVLSVEGSDIHCKIISGGILKPRKGVNLPGIKTTLPGVTERDVMHIGFGIENGIEIIAASFVRKGDDIREIRSILKERGVDHVQIISKIENQEGMTNLDDIIEASDGIMVARGDLGVEVPIEDVPMMQKEMIDKCNRAGKPVIVATHMLESMQVNPRPTRSEVSDVANAVLQGADVVMLSGESAAGKYPVQSVRTMAAVARRAETMIDYKEQFNQKSAQQVADITEVISQGAVSSSLVLNAKAIITSTESGFTARMISKYRPKAPIIAVTQHEEVLAKICLLSGVIPVMGDKVTTTDEMFESATRNAIKTGYIEKGDIIVLSAGVPIGQSGNTNLIKVQQV, from the coding sequence ATGTTGAAAACAAAAATTATTTGTACTATGGGACCTGCTTGTGACTCAATCGAATTGTTAAAAGTAATGATTCAGGAAGGGATGACTGTTGCCCGTCTGAACATGGCTCATGGTGAGCTGGAAGATCACGTGGCACGGATTAACAATATCCGCAAAGCCGCTTCCGAATTGAATACGTATATACCGATTATGATGGATATCAAGGGACCGGAAGTTCGTATTGGCAAGCTGAAAGAAGCATCCTGCCACCTGCAAGCCGGTAAAGAGCTTATCCTGACTACCGAAGAAATTCTTGGTGACGCTGAGCGTATTTCGGTAAACTACCCGGAATTGAACCTCGTTGTAAAACCTGGCGATCGCATCCTCATCGATGATGGTTTGGTGGATCTGACTGTACTGTCCGTGGAAGGATCCGATATTCACTGTAAAATCATCAGCGGCGGCATTCTGAAACCACGTAAAGGGGTTAACTTGCCAGGAATCAAAACGACTTTGCCAGGTGTAACGGAACGTGACGTTATGCACATCGGATTCGGGATCGAAAACGGTATCGAAATCATCGCTGCTTCCTTTGTTCGTAAAGGCGACGACATTCGTGAAATTCGCAGTATCCTAAAAGAACGCGGTGTAGATCATGTACAAATTATCTCCAAAATCGAAAACCAGGAAGGTATGACCAACCTGGACGATATCATTGAAGCATCTGACGGTATCATGGTAGCGCGTGGAGATCTCGGGGTTGAAGTACCAATCGAAGACGTACCTATGATGCAAAAAGAAATGATCGATAAATGTAACCGTGCAGGTAAACCGGTTATCGTAGCAACACACATGCTGGAATCCATGCAAGTGAATCCGCGTCCAACTCGTTCCGAAGTTAGTGACGTTGCTAACGCTGTTCTTCAAGGGGCAGACGTTGTAATGTTGTCTGGTGAATCGGCAGCAGGTAAATATCCGGTACAATCCGTGCGCACGATGGCTGCTGTTGCTCGCCGTGCTGAAACGATGATTGATTACAAAGAACAATTCAACCAAAAATCCGCTCAACAGGTAGCTGATATTACCGAAGTTATCAGTCAGGGAGCAGTTAGCTCTTCCCTCGTCCTGAATGCCAAAGCGATCATCACTTCTACAGAGAGTGGATTTACGGCGCGTATGATCTCCAAATATCGTCCGAAAGCACCGATCATCGCAGTTACACAGCATGAAGAAGTACTGGCTAAAATCTGCTTGCTCTCCGGTGTCATCCCGGTTATGGGCGACAAAGTAACAACAACCGATGAAATGTTCGAGTCTGCTACACGCAATGCAATCAAAACTGGTTATATCGAAAAAGGGGACATCATCGTATTGTCCGCTGGCGTACCGATTGGTCAATCCGGTAACACCAACTTGATCAAAGTTCAACAAGTATAA
- a CDS encoding AraC family transcriptional regulator: MVTPLEVRHINGVGWYEEAVQSQATWRLSLVTYGKCVYWVNGEKQIMEKGELLLIPAGIPYYGKSIPTVTHTQIVVQLQGDHAQGLPALERSEALRHKPGCYELIHERMKAIQQQWQERPSYYVMMSQALLMEVLIYINRELDRGVIPPERHVHAERMKRYIERHYREKVTKEELGDEIRKTPNYAAALFKSMTNQTISQYVHDQRMKRAVYLLTESQLSIQEIAEFLGYRDLSYFYRIFKRLMGSPPSDLLHERPPIV, translated from the coding sequence ATGGTCACTCCATTAGAAGTACGACACATTAATGGTGTCGGTTGGTACGAAGAAGCGGTGCAGTCACAGGCGACTTGGAGATTGAGCTTGGTTACTTATGGAAAATGTGTATATTGGGTGAACGGAGAGAAGCAGATCATGGAGAAAGGTGAACTGCTGCTAATTCCCGCTGGCATTCCGTATTACGGCAAAAGTATTCCTACCGTAACCCACACGCAAATTGTAGTTCAATTACAGGGGGATCATGCACAAGGTTTGCCCGCGCTGGAACGGAGTGAGGCCTTGCGACATAAGCCTGGATGTTATGAACTGATTCATGAACGCATGAAAGCCATCCAACAACAATGGCAGGAACGTCCGTCTTATTATGTCATGATGAGCCAAGCCTTATTGATGGAAGTACTTATTTATATAAATAGGGAACTGGATCGCGGAGTTATTCCACCGGAGAGACATGTTCATGCGGAGCGGATGAAGCGATACATTGAGCGGCATTACCGGGAGAAAGTTACGAAAGAAGAGCTCGGGGACGAGATCCGTAAAACCCCAAATTACGCAGCCGCGTTATTTAAAAGCATGACGAATCAGACGATCAGCCAATATGTTCATGATCAACGAATGAAAAGGGCGGTGTATTTGCTTACCGAGTCACAACTCTCTATTCAGGAAATTGCAGAATTTCTCGGTTACCGTGATCTGTCTTATTTTTACCGGATATTCAAGCGTTTAATGGGAAGTCCTCCATCTGATTTGCTCCATGAACGTCCACCTATTGTATGA